From a region of the Corythoichthys intestinalis isolate RoL2023-P3 chromosome 7, ASM3026506v1, whole genome shotgun sequence genome:
- the smim7 gene encoding small integral membrane protein 7 isoform X2: protein MIADLLLFGTLLINAGAVLNFKLKRKESHGFGDDSGAPTTGDNIREFLLSLRYFRIFIALWNIFIMFCMILLFGS from the exons ATGATCGCAGACCTGTTGTTATTTGG gaccttgttgatCAATGCAGGAGCTGTGCTTAATTTCAAGCT CAAAAGGAAAGAATCACACGGTTTCGGAGATGATTCCGGAGCTCCAACAACTG GTGACAACATTCGCGAGTTCCTTCTCAGCCTGCGATACTTTCGCATCTTCATAGCATTGTGGAACATCTTCATCATGTTCTGCATGATTCT ATTGTTTGGGTCATGA
- the smim7 gene encoding small integral membrane protein 7 isoform X1, producing the protein MIADLLLFGTLLINAGAVLNFKLKRKESHGFGDDSGAPTTGDNIREFLLSLRYFRIFIALWNIFIMFCMILSKVHFKMTHQSSHIVTQLLRENWGNLYNFSKNDP; encoded by the exons ATGATCGCAGACCTGTTGTTATTTGG gaccttgttgatCAATGCAGGAGCTGTGCTTAATTTCAAGCT CAAAAGGAAAGAATCACACGGTTTCGGAGATGATTCCGGAGCTCCAACAACTG GTGACAACATTCGCGAGTTCCTTCTCAGCCTGCGATACTTTCGCATCTTCATAGCATTGTGGAACATCTTCATCATGTTCTGCATGATTCT GTCAAAAGTGCACTTCAAAATGACTCATCAATCCTCCCACATCGTGACCCagttgctgagagaaaattgggggAACTTGTACAATTTTTCTAAAAATGATCCTTAA